The Sabethes cyaneus chromosome 1, idSabCyanKW18_F2, whole genome shotgun sequence DNA segment GCTGGATCGGTTATTTCGAACTTTTTCACGTAGAGCATTATAAGACGCGCGATGTTGAGTCGCCGCATCGGCTGAGGATCTTCGATATCAACGGACACTGTAGAAAAATACCGAGAAAAAACTGCTTAGAAACGAACTACCGGAATTATTAAAATCAATCAACTTACGTAGCGGCTCCTGTAAGTTCCTTGGTCCACCAATCATATGCAGCTCATTCAGAGCCAGGGCGATGTGCACTGCATGGGCACGAAACTTTTCGAATCGTGACAAAAACTCGATTCCCGCCTCGAACTGACCGGTCAACGCCAAAACCTGATAGAACAGATGTGGCTGCTCGTTAGCGTTGAAGTGTTTCTCTCCGTACTGTTCCAGTATCATCGCTTGCAATCCGGAATAGGTTAGGTGTTCCGAATTGTCATCAGACTCGGGGCGAATTAGCGACAGCTGAATCCACAGGAAATCGTCCGAACTTTTGGCGACTTCCGGATGCTGCTCCTGAATGTCACAGCAACCGATAATGCAGTAAACGGCTCGCTTGTACGGATCAATGGCATTCCTGATTTGCCTCTTGTACTGCATACGAATCTGCAGTTCGAGTTTCGGGTTAATTTTCTGGCCCGGATTTCGACTTTTCTCTTCCAAAACAGCGATAAAATCATCATGCCCTGGTCCGGCCATCTGCATGCACTTGAGAGCCGAAGCGATGTCCCCGCATCGTAAACAATAGTAAACCATGGGCCATAACGGTTTCCCATCGACGTGTCCATCCTGGAGTCCAATGAAGCTCGAATTGTTCTGATTGGCAAACTTTAGTCCCACAAATGAACCGACCAAATTTAATATACTCGGAACACCACCACGCTGGGCTTCCCTCAAATGTTCGGAAATGACCGTCTCCATAAACAGTTTGTATCGATTCTCTAGATAGCGTTTCGCTTGTTCGATAAACTGCGTCTGAGTGCTACGTGTTCTCAGTGGATCCTGCGTTCTTGGGCTCGGAGTTACATTCGTCATGTATTTCATAATCTCCCAAATGTCGTTCACCTTGGAGTCGTTAAAGTTTTCCGCAACAACAGCAAACCGCTGCACAAGCGACGGTCGCATTGCTCCTTCGTTGACCAGTTTGTTATACTCGTAAACTTCTCGGGCGTACGCAACCTCTTGATTATTCATCGACGAACGACCTCCGAAAGTACTCTCGTTCAAAATAGTCGGCTCCGGCCCTTTACGAATGTCAATCCAGTTCTGGGACGGACCGATCAGGGCATTCATCAGCTTTACCTTCTCTAGCTTCCAATCGTTCATGGTATGCTCCCATTTCTGGTTCTGCGCCGCCTGGTAAGAGTTCTTGTGCACCTCTTCTATAACAGACAAAAttgcgttctctttctcgttccgCAGGAAACTTTGAATATCGGTCGTTGCGATCGGATCTAGCGGCTCAAACGTTTTTCTCGAACTCAATGTTTCCAGCTTTTGGGAAATTTTCGGCAAATCTATTCCTTTGTGTCCCAGCAGGATATGTCTGTGCAGAACGGAgtatgtaaaaaaaactaatcaCCGGCAAGTTAGGAAAATACTTACGCTTGCATGTCCTGTGCTCCAGTTTGGGATACTCGGGAGTGCAGCTCCTGTGTTGCTTGTAGGACTTGCGGCAGGGTGCGCTCTACCCGTGGCAGGTCGTCAGCAACCTGGGTCTCATGGGTTAGCTTCTGAGCCTGCTGTAGAAGAGCACTGAAATCCATGGCGTAACCTAAAAGCGCGATAGATAATTTTGAGCAATGATTAATTCAAAATCACAATCGCCAACGTTTCTCATTTAGTTTTGAAAAGAAACATACCAATTATACTAGTATTTTCGTTGATTGTAATCGGAAATAAGAATTTATACTGGCAAAAACAGACAGAAACGCGTCGAAGCAAAAGAACAATCAGAAAACTCGTTTTCGAGCGGCACACGCACAGACTGTTTACCTTCAGGAGATGGATTCTGCCATGTTTCACCGTTTTTCTGTACGCTTATCTATTTTTAGCAATAGTATGAGTATGCAAAACGGTTACACACGCTTAAAtatcccaagtaataatttcaggctgatcaaacgcttttatccagctttttacgcgctatccagctttttacgaaccataatgggggacgtgttcgtaatatttgaacaggctttttgacatttccctaatacatcgcacgttttctttccgcacattcctttagttttaccgtggccgcgcggaaagaaaacgtgcgatgtattagggaaatgtcaaaaatcctgttcaaatattacgaacacgtcccccattatggttcgtaaaaagctggataatggaggacgctataaattgtgttcgtaatatgcgaacaatcttttgacgtaggactacgtcttacggcaagttttgagatagggtgtcattccaaaaaatcgaaaaatgctagcgtcacgaaaaatgaaaggttttgagcgctaatagctcagcggttttccaatcgattttcaatattcttataccaatcgatcggaaaatcttctaagaattgacccaaatgaagaaaagtatggattcttgatgttgaactattgaaaaattgaaaataatgaacctatgttttaccagaattctcgcttcgtgattggttggaagattttttacgatgatctaaacctataccaatttgatatccgtgcttgggaagcaagccaaaacaagtgacaaaatttcctcattttaacaagatttcttaacaatgcggttcaacctagaccattttgatgtccttgcttgggaagtacgccagagagagtgacaaagccccctcgtgacaacagatttcttacgaatgcgattaaacctagtccaatttgatgtctgtgttagggaagtgtgccagaaaaatgacacaagttcgttgtcccaacagttcgcaaattctttactgtgagactattaaacctcggcgaatttgatatctgtgttggaaaaatgtgctacagctgtagtattcggttataatacgactctgtatgaatacgcatgcttgccgtttcattagaagtgaattagtgaaaagatgtgctgttgataaaataggattgaattggtaaaatcccttcaacgtgggaaaccatggataataaaatcaatctttaatttcagtaaggtagcaggaaagcaatagtttgtgttcttgattttgttaaattgttttcaaatgcacaatcttttgagaattgaacgtatgcaatgttactactttgataaatgttacatacaacgcatgtagcatgtatatatgttgcatatagcatgtatatatgaagaatagaatgattacaagcatgaatacatgctactatcactacaaagagacttacgtagtcctacgtcacctatatatgcggtcgtgtcttgtacacaacccctctgattttttgacaactatgcatacatcaaaactgggcactcttctcctgtacggtaGAGTgacttcccaacaaacatttttgttgtataatagcttatcaagcgcttgtttactggaaattagctgtataatggttgaataaactgctcttcaactaaaatgtttgttgggtatatacagagtggcgacaagtcatcccaaatgtatgcaatgcggttttccaaggtttttctttctctttcctgcatacgcgttggatacgtcgtctgctcgattggaatgacactgacagataattatcattccaattttgacattgtcgccactctgtatatagtcactctactgtacggcagtgttgctctttccttcgtttacgcaaaagaaggagtaatagttttgtttacatttcgcacatttttgctctccttctttggcgtaaacgaaagaaagagcacggtagtgttgcaagagaagagtgccagatttgatgtccAGCTATATCCaggtttttacgagccataatggcgcacgtgttcgtaatatttgaacagcatttttgacgtttccctaatacatcgcacgttttctttccgtacattcctttagttttacagtGAACGTgcgaaaagaaaacgtgcgatgtattagggaaatgtcaaaaatgctgttcaaatattacgaacacgtccgccattatggctcgtaaaaagctggataaccagcctgaaattgttacttgacgTTCTTGGGTATATTTTCATCAGAGTGTAAGAGGTAAAAATCCATAAAATAAACTGTCAGATTtataaaacaaaagcaaaaacagttttctttttcttcctgTTGTTCTGCTGCTGAGAAGGTCG contains these protein-coding regions:
- the LOC128732855 gene encoding nuclear pore complex protein Nup93-1-like; translation: MDFSALLQQAQKLTHETQVADDLPRVERTLPQVLQATQELHSRVSQTGAQDMQAHILLGHKGIDLPKISQKLETLSSRKTFEPLDPIATTDIQSFLRNEKENAILSVIEEVHKNSYQAAQNQKWEHTMNDWKLEKVKLMNALIGPSQNWIDIRKGPEPTILNESTFGGRSSMNNQEVAYAREVYEYNKLVNEGAMRPSLVQRFAVVAENFNDSKVNDIWEIMKYMTNVTPSPRTQDPLRTRSTQTQFIEQAKRYLENRYKLFMETVISEHLREAQRGGVPSILNLVGSFVGLKFANQNNSSFIGLQDGHVDGKPLWPMVYYCLRCGDIASALKCMQMAGPGHDDFIAVLEEKSRNPGQKINPKLELQIRMQYKRQIRNAIDPYKRAVYCIIGCCDIQEQHPEVAKSSDDFLWIQLSLIRPESDDNSEHLTYSGLQAMILEQYGEKHFNANEQPHLFYQVLALTGQFEAGIEFLSRFEKFRAHAVHIALALNELHMIGGPRNLQEPLLSVDIEDPQPMRRLNIARLIMLYVKKFEITDPAEALQYFFFLRSLKDTEGRNLFLVCVSDLAIECRDFDLLFGKMQRDGIRSRGLIDQFESSHIDAAMACELIAEEFIKKGMFEDAIKLFDLAGNHEQALRYTSIILSQVVHQPNKPGSLRERMQRVALEFTERYVGAEKHCDPQTWSSFALLKELVIFFDNFHNKNYQPALEVLERIKLVPLKMSDLEACVHNFRRLGGVVCKVIPDLLLATMDIAYNKYKMLKGKDVAKFDDAGKEKQLTYLREQAKALTNMAATVPYRMPGDTNNRLVQTEILMH